From the Oryzias melastigma strain HK-1 linkage group LG13, ASM292280v2, whole genome shotgun sequence genome, the window GTTCCAGATCCTCAGATTCTCCTGCTTCAACCTGAGGAAGagctgaagttctgctcaccGCTCCCAGAGACGGGCCGAACCTCCCGGTGGCCATCTTACTCAGGTAGCTGACGAAGGAGGAGACGACACCTGGACACAGGAGCACacggtttccatggcaacactCAGGTCTGATCTTTGTGCATCATGACAGGACGCCTTGTAGCCACGGTAACACCAGTCTCACCTGCGGATAGGTAGACGGCCATGAACTGCTCGCGCCCCAGCATGGACACGGCGCTGGTGGAGAAGCTCCAGAGGACGTACATGTTGGCGGCCATGTGGAAGAAGGAGAAGTGGCTGAAGGTGGAGAGGAGCATCGGGGAGCAGAGAGTCTCTGCGGGCGACAGACCGAGGTTAAACCCAGAGCAGcacctgaacgcaccgcgggagGGAGGGGCACACTCACTGGAGGCGGGGTTAGAGGTGAAGTACTTGACCATGGACCGCTGCAGGGATGGGACTCTCCAGCAGAGGAAGACGACGGCGTTCACGGCGATGATTCCTGGAGAAAAGGAGATTTATCTGAGGAGGAAATCTGGGAGAACCTCCAGAAAGAGTCTGCTCAGTGGGAGGAGTCAtgagggtcacatgacctcatgagggtcacatgacctcaccGGCAGCAGTGAGAAGCTTCGCAGTTCCACCAGCTGCTGACGCGAGGCGCTGCAGTCAGGTGGACTCACCTGTGACGGTCCTCTGGCCTTCACTCAGGCTGTTCCACCAGTGGTTCACCTGAAATTCAAGCAGCCAATCAGACGCCTCCTCTTGAGGAGCTCATGAGAAGCTCATCTGGATTGGTTCTCGCCTCTTTGCGGAGGTCTCCCCGCTTCTGCGGCCGGACCTTCTCCAGCCAGTCGGCTCGGACCTCGTCGAAGTAGCTCTGGACTCGGGACTTCAGAGACTCGTACTGCCAGACGGCCGCCGCGCCGAAGGAGCAGCCTGTAAACTGACCTGGAGTTAGCTCGTGACATCATCGGCCAGGTCACCGCGCCACAGAGCGCCACCTACCCCCACCGTGAAGAGGAACGGCCGAACCAGCCGGCCGAAGGCCCGCGGGGGGCTGGGCGAAGCCTGCTGCTCCCAGTGAGGGGGCGGCGCCCGGCGCTGGACCGCCCCCTCAGGGGACTCTGTGTGGGCGGGGCcgagctcctcctccaccttttTGCCTTCCGGTTTCCTGGAGGCTTTTTTGAAGCCACACCTCTGCTGGAGGCTGTGAGGCCACCTGCAGGACAGACAGAGAACGGCGCCGTCAGAGTGAGGACGCCACAGCGCCGGACCGCCAACAGAACCAGATTCTGATCCACAGCAGACAGACGAAACCAGTCAGAGTTCTGGTGTCAGCAGAAGCTCAGCTGACAAAACCAAAGCTTTAACGTTAATGTTTCTGCTCTTTTCCTTCTCTCCTGCTTTCGTAAAGAAATTGACGACTTGGCgtcaaaaacaagaaattattgaaaagaagtccagaaaaaaatgtttttgaacataAAGATTTTAGGCCAAAATTGATCAGAAAGTTTTTAACATCAAAACTTTAAGTTCTGTTAAGTAATGACAACTTCTAATATAAACTACAAACATGGCCGCTTCTGTGTGTCTGGATTTGACGGGTCTATTCAAAgattaaaagcagaaacattttaaatgtttatgggGGATTTAATACGTTTACTTTCCAGGATCCCAAATGTTTAATTCCGTTTTTTTCTATGTGAACTTAGAGCAAAAATAATGGTTTTTAGGGTAAAATAAACTCCataacttttcattttattttcaaccgGTTCGGAAATCCAATTCCACCGGTTCCGGATCCGTTTGAGCGGAAAACCTCACCTTGGATCTAAAACTTTAAAGGATCTTTCTGTCGTTTCTGATCCCTCCGCCGGCAGCGAGcataaaaacatatacaaaCATAAAGGCCAAAGTGGACCCGAGCTCAGCGGAACCGAGCCTCCGTCTCGACCGGGACCCGCGGCTCCTCTGCCGCTGCGGGACTCACCTGCCTCCTCTCCCGGTCAGCCTCCAGAGAGCGGAGCAGCTCCTCCACGCCATCCTGCACGACCCCGGTCCGTTCACGGTGTGAGACCGGAAACTCGTACCGGGTCAGTGCGATGTGGACGACAGCGCCACAGCGCCACCTGCAGGATGGGAGGTATAACAACGGCTTtaccaatatttttattattattattattattattattattattattattattattattattattattattattattattattattattattattattcatttacagttttttatgtttattggtCACAAACTTGGTAATAGGCCTACcgtaaaaacatttctttaaaaagcaaaaattacaagagaaaaaaatctggaaacaaaaaagaaatataaaggttatttttaaagtcacgGTTGAGATGTTAAACTCAGGAatcataaagaggaaaaatattctttttttcttttcatacaACGTCGcttcagaaaaagtttaaattattttaaccaGAAACTGAGAATcttgattcagaaaaaaatgagagaaaaaaacagtgttcttttaaaaataaagccatAAAAGAGAGTCATGTAAAAACCTGGAGCCTGGGTGTAACAGTCAGTTTATGAAATAAAGTTTCTCATAAGGGTTTAAGGTCTCAAAAGAACGTGATtctgaaaatacagtttgaattCTAAGAAAGAAATTATCTATCAGTAGGAATAAAACATATCCCTTCTCgataaatgtgaaataaaacaagtttctcAACAAAAGAAACGTTTAAGGCTGTTATAAACTtcgaaattttgtttttaatgcgGTTGTTTGGTTAGAATGAGTACATTTACTGTGTAAACTGGGATTATTGAAACGGTTCTGATGGGTTAAATAGTCCGCTCCTGGTTCGGCTCGGGTTTTTAGATCATAATGTGAATGATGTCCAGCCTCAATTTCCGGTCCATTATTGGAGCCCTGAATCaagtaaaaatcaataatttactATAGATGTAAAATATGATAAACAGTAAATccctaaaaatattaataaaataaaattgtacatacgttttaatcaaaagaaatttaagtgttttgagaaaaaaaactgtaaatagacaaggtaacaaaaaatgttgtagaaAGGGGTGAGACCACAAAAGAATTTACTTCTACCCATTCCTTTTCAAGCACATTGTTTGctttacttgtatatttgtatttttcaaatcttttatttgtatttttagattcttatgcttattttgtatttttgtaattttaaattcttatatttgtattttttaattcttattttattttaattttgtgtgtgaAACAAAGAgcaataataatacaaaaaatgtcgatgttgtcttttttttctttaaagaagacttttgttttgaaggcGCCAGGCAGCGGAAGTGGCGCAGCAGCTTCCGCCGCTTGTGTTGGGGTGGTTCTGCGCAGCTCGGCTCGGTCCAGAGCGGCAGCTGTCGTGGTACCGGAGCCGGACGTTCGTGAGAGACGGTGACTGCAGCATGGCGGCGCCGGTTGTGTCGGCGGGCAGCCTCGGGAACAGCCCCACCGCGGCGGGCGGGAGGCTCCCGCACGGCGGCGGGCCCGACCTGGACTTCAGGTCGGGGGCCCGGATGGAGGACCTGAACCGGCTGATCCAGGAGTTCAGCAAGCACGACCAGCGGGAGTACGACGACCAGCGGGCGCTGGAGATCCACACGGCCAAGGACTTCATCTTCTCCATGCTCGGTGAGGCGGGCGGGGGTCCGCGCGGGAGGGGCGGGAAACAGAGTGCACGAGGCCGCGAAACACTGCTGCGGGTCCTGCAGGCTGGTCGGGTTCTGATGCTCTGAGCTGGTTCTGGAGAACATGCAGGTGTTCCTGGGCCGGTTTCGGGTCTGAAGAAACATcagaacatctttgttttatgAGCGAAGCAGAAATGTTGCATCAAATGATGAAGCGCAGATAGTACTGATTACGAGTCCGGTACCGGTCGACCCGCTCCTCAGGAATATCTCAGGTGATGCAGGAGGTAGAGgagtctgctcctcctcctctgaagcTCCTCCTTCAGGAACCTCCCAGAAACTGTTGTGGTTCCACCACAAAAACAGTTCTGGGACAAGAGTTCAAGTTTTCACAGTTTCTCTCCTTTAGATCAAAGTGATGACCATGAAAATGCGGTACCGTTTTTGCAGAAGGTCAGTTGTGGAGCTGCGAGGTTCTTCTGCAGAAAGTGACATGTGACGGTTCTATCAGAACCAAGTCAGAACCAGGAAGCAGTGATGCTGCTGGGCGTCCTGCAGGAGGCATGAAGCAACTCAGACGTGATGGAGCGGTTAGTTCTGGTCCTGCAGAACCGGTCCGGGACGGTCTTCAGATGCTGGATGTTCTGGACGTCTACATCAGTGACCGGTGCTGCTAGaagtgacctttgacccctcAGGTCAGTGCAGTCAGGACGCTACAGGTGGATCCAGAATGGAAGACACCTCAGATAAGGTATGAAGACCACGCCCATAAAGACAGAGACCACGCCCACTATAGATGCAGAGACCACGCCCACTATAGATGCAGAGACCACGTCCATCATAGATGCAGAGACCACGTCCATCATAGATGCAGAGACCACGCCCACCATAAAAGCAGAGACCACGCCCACCGTAAAGGCAGAGACCACCCATGCTCCTCCTGAGGAACATGTGATTGACTGATACCAGAACAGAAGAACGTTCGATATAAAATCTTTACTAAAATGTTCTTGATCGATGAGATTTGAACAGATCAATAACCCGGCAGCTCCATCCTCCTGCAGCGTGGAGCGGCTGATCAGTGGGTCAGGGGTTCAAATCCCAAGTttattaataagaataaatttaatatgaagCATCTGTCGGGTCACTCAAAGTCATCGCTCCGACGAAAAGATCTATGAAAACCTTCTCAGTTTaccctgtgggaggagctttaaagaggaggaggaggagctacaaagaatgtcaacactgacGCTTTTGATCTTCTTCAACACTGGACTCTTTAAATTACCGTAACTCTGTCAACTTTTAGTTTAAAGAATTAACTCCGACAGGGGAGGACGCAGCTTGACAGAGGACGACCTGgcggcagacaagatggcggctgaaaatcattagcagGGAGAAAGTCCAGAACCGGAACACACACTCGGTCCACACTGCACATTTAGGTTGAAAATTCTCtcttttggtcaaaaaagaccAACATAACTGACGACCCCAACAGATGccgtttttttgcatttcaagctttgaacctttaacacctgaggcgtcataACCTACAGAGCTCTTTGACATACGCAGCTCCTTACATGATCAGGGAATCAGCTGATTGGTAGAGAAAAGACGTTTAGCTTAAGCTTAAAGTGTCTtttcaccaatatgcaacacataaATGATTTAGAGTAGTTTTATATCGGTCCAAAACTGCTTTCTCCGAGAAGGAATCcactgattcacgttgatcaggtactttcagccgccatcttgtctgccaccaggtcctcttggcTTGACGCGGGTAAAGTGGGTGTCAGAATCCGTTAATGAGTTACAGTAGTTCCAAGagtgttcttttttattttcatcagacCTGGACACCCTcttccatttctgctgcagagcGAGCAGCGAGTCAGACATGGTGACTGGAGAggactccagcagctcctctggaTGGTTCCTCTGTAGAATTTGTAGGAAGCGGAGACGCAGCTTCACAACCAGTGCTATGCTATCAGCTGATTTATGGTTATTACCAGGGGTCAGCTACGTTTATGACATGCCAATTCAAACACAGAGAGTTTCATGCTGGATgttcttcctgacacaatcctgtattttaAGGTACAGAAAGACCAACTTATGCAGCAGCATGAAGAGTCTTGTCGAAggagaccctccaggatttcgcgatgttgcgatcgcaactattaaCGTAAAATCAAGGAAACCCTGCGACTTGATGTGCACCTTggaacttttcattttcaccacaactttcctgcagctgtttacttcttttaactaaaatcattataattccttttttgtcaatttgtatttattttaaagaaaaaatcgAAATCatggaataaaatgtaaaaaaaaaaatctggattttcttttttgcgatatcgcccagccctacttcaAACGTAACTTCCAcctgtctgtggtccagtttgagctttaaccaaagagggggaaataaaaataatgctgggcgatctttttattgttgtcttgaTGAAAGCCAGAGATCATCATGAGCTCAAGGACCTAGAGCGGTCCCGCGCCTCAATGGCTCTGGCGGCGGACAGTAGACATCAGATCTGCTGCAGCCCGGTTAGCAGCGCTCGCTAAGCTATCCCCCGGGCAGCTGGCTAGTGTAGCTAGTGTCGTGAGCCCTTTGACTGATGATCTATCCAGgatgtatcccgccttcgcccgacagtaactgggacagtttccgGGATCCTAGTTGGATGGAAGTTCGTGATGAAAATCCTCGCAtcgagccgccatcttgaatgtttatttctacttttctttttgatctagtcactgaaaacgtcacatacCCAAAGCTCGTCCCTGATCGTTATGCACGCTCGTCAAGCTCGCCAAAATCACGCAGCGCCCTCCGCTGAAATCGCACCGCGGCAGATCGCGTCTTTACTTTGACTTAACATTGGAACTTGAAGCCTCCGCCACGCCGACCACGTTGGATGTGAATGCACCGTTATTGTCCAGCCGGACACGAACCGTGATTATAcatttctcctttatgatcaaGACGGCTTCCATCTGTTTGGATCAAACCGGaggctctgattggtcaaagtctgACCGGATTCAGTTTTCAACTCGCATTTTGTAGGAAGAGCCTGAAAACCGGcgtaaaaaatgttgtgaaagtGAGTTTTGTACATGGAATCAGAAACAGACGTTTCATTGGAAGTTGGGCTGGACGATATGTGGAATTTTGTTTATATCTCGATAGTGTTTCACAGTCAAGCGATTTTGTGTGTGNNNNNNNNNNNNNNNNNNNNNNNNNNNNNNNNNNNNNNNNNNNNNccgaaccgtgtcccgaaccgtggcttctgatccgtacggaccacggataatccgtgatccgcaacgCCCCTAACACatacatatttatgtttgtatatatatatattgtataagAACTAAGCTGAAAATTACTTATTGAACTTTTTACTAAATttacttttaagaaaattaaattgcatAGTGGTAATTTATAATTGGTAtgaacatttctttgttttcatccaaCTGTAAACTGAAGTTCAAACATGCTGATAAGAAAAGGTTGCAGTTTTTGTGTAACACTCTGCTAATGCACAGTGGATTTAATTCTGTCATtatattaaataacattttttatgaatgccctacaaattaattttgttgtatttatctgCCACGTCTTAAAAGTCTAGTGGGTGAAATATTGTCAGACTGTAAACTGGTCCGTGAATACATCAAGGCTACACACAGAGcagcttgttagcattagcatcatgctaatggtATCATGGCCACCAAATCAAAACTTTTGGTTGCTGCGATCAGTCCAGCTggtttgtcttccagttctgactggtTCCCGTTAAAAAACCAAATGTTCCACGGTTTAATCAGCCGAAACCAAACGTTACACGAAGAAGTGACCGCGGGAGTGTGGTGTCTCGCGTGTTTGTTTACCCTGGGCCACTCCACTTCCTGTCAAAGGAAGTGGAGTGGAGAAGTGGAGAGGTCCAAAAATGACCTAAATGAGAGataataaacattaatgattaGATAAAAACGATTACATTCATGGTTTCTCCAGAGGTTCCTGTCTCTGTGTCTTCATGGAAACATGGAGAGTTCAGAAAGTAAAGTTCTGTGTCTGACCCGGCCTCCTCCTCTGTTCTAGGGATGGTCCAGAAGCTGGACCAGAAGCTCCCAGTGGCCAATGAGTACCTGCTCCTGTCGGGGGGAGTCCGGGAGGGCGTGGTAGACATGGACCTGGACGATCTGAATGTCTACGCCCGCGGCACAGACTACGACATGGACTTCACCCTGTTGGTCCCGGCGCTCAAACTGCACGATCGGAACCAGCCAGTGACGCTGGACATGCGGCACTCGGCTCTGGGCCACTCGTGGCTCAGCCTCCGCCTCTTCGATGAAGGAACCATCAACAAGTGGAAGGACTGCTGCACCATCGTGGACCACATCAACGGCACCACCAACTACTTCTTCTCCCCGACGCTGGTGGCCGACTGGTTTTACCAGTCTATCTCTCTGGTGCTACTGGAGGTGCAGAAGAAGCCCCAGAGAGGGATGCCGAAGGTGGAGAAAGTGGAGAGGAACGGAACCATCATCTCTGTGATCCTGGGCGTGGGCAGCAGCCGGATGCTGTACGACATCGTCCCCGTGGTGTCCTTCAAAGGCTGGCCGGCCGTGGCGCAGAGCTGGCTGATGGAGAACCATTTCTGGGACGGCAAGATCACCGAGGAGGAGGTCATCAGCGGCTTCTACCTGGTCCCCGCCTGCTCCTTCAAGGGCCGCAAGGAGAACGAGTGGCGCCTGTCGTTCGCCCGCAGCGAGGTGCAGCTGAAGAAGTGCATCTCGTCCAGCCTGATGCAGGCGTACCAGGCCTGCAAGGCCATCATCATCAAGCTGCTGTCGCGCCCCAAAGCCGTCAGCCCCTACCACCTGCGCAGCATCATGCTGTGGGCCTGCGACCGCCTGCCCTCCAACTACCTGTCGCAGGACGACTTCTCCGCCCACTTCCTGCTGGGCTTGATCGACGACCTGCAGCACTGTCTCGTCAACAAGATGTGCCCCAACTACTTCATCCCCCAGTGCAACATGCTGGAGCACCTGTGCGACGAGACCGCCATGCTCCACGCCCGCAAACTCTCCTCGGTGCGCTCCGATCCGGCCGAGCACCTGCGCACCACCATCGAGCACGCCAAGGCCGCCAACAGGCTGACGGTGGAGCTGCAGTGGCGGGGCAGCTCCACCAACCTGCCGTCTCCACAGTCCGACGCGGGCGGGGAGAACCAACCGGACGACCGGCTGGCCAAGAAGCTCCAGCAGCTGGTGACGGAGAACCCCGGCAAGTCCATCTCGGTCTTCATCAACCCGGACGACGTCACGCGGCCGCACTTCCGCATCGACGACAAGTTCTTCTGAGACTGAGCCCCTCCCCCGTCCTGCCCCGCCCCCGATGCCCCGCCTCCTCtggtttttgtacttttttatgttcCTGCCGCAGAGTGAAGTGAGGTGATCGTGTAGTTTACCACCGTTTTTTATttggtagtttttatttttgtattcccGCCCCTCCTCCCGCTCTCACTGTGTGCCCGTCTTCTCACCTGCTGAAGGCCTTTCCGAACATCAGCAGGGTGTTCTCAAAGAAACCGGGACCGGGGTCCACCCAGAACCGAGCTGCCGGTAAAACCGCCTCTAGAAACTTTGTTCCTTCTGAAGGTCTCCAGAACAATCCGATCAGTCAATCCAAAGCTGGAGTTCTGATCCAGCAGAGGAGCCAGAAAATGGCAGATGTTGGGTCTCCAGAACCAGAACGGGCCGGAGTCTACAGACTCCTGGCTGTGAGGAGCTTCAGGAGGACGCGGCAGCTTCGGTTCTGGAGGTGGACGTCTGTCTTTCTGAGGAATGTCTTCGCCCCGCCGGGCCTCGATGGTACTAACGTCTTAGAGCTAACTGTAAATAGAACACGGACCGGACCGGACGGTCCAACGAtgattttgtctaattttgcaCAGAATGTACAAACACTGCTGTTCCTGCTGATTGTGGACGTTCTGAAATGTCATACTGTGGTGGGCGGGCGGCTCCGGACCCGAGGGCGGTCGTGCACGGCTCACGGGTAGAGCCCAGCAGCCTCACTGCTGCTCCCTCACAGAAATCCCTTCTACACCCATGACCTCAGACTTACCTGTGCAGCAGGTGTGCGGACACAGTCCACCTCCTGGAGCCTGTCGAGCGCCTGGACCAGAAAGAATGTTTTTATGAATCGTTTCCAGCAACTGAAAGTCTCCTCTCTGGGGTCATGCTTCTCGGTGTAGAACCTCGAAGAACCCAGAATGATCAGAATCAGCTCCACCTGGATTCTGACCCGCCTGACGTCCaacaaatcacttttttaatgtgtggATTCAGAGGATCAGCAAGTTCTGCTGTCGTCTCACTGCAGTCAGGACCGGCTGGTGGGACGTCCAGGACGATGGTCGCCTCTAAACCAGAACCATTTGGTCTAAGGATACAAGGATTCTTCATGAGTTGGTAAAACAAACGATTCAAACTcgacaaaatatgaaaaaatgtaaaaattagtATTACAGTAGATTAGTATCGGtctgtgcctaaatttagaaaaatgcagagaagatgacatttctccatgtaGGCTCGCTGTGAGTGCGCCTGTAAatgtgtgcgcacctgtgagtgtgtgtgcacctgtgtgtgtgtgcacctgtGAGTTTGAGTGCACCTGTGAGATTGTGtgtgcacctgtgagtgtgtgtgcacctgtgagtgtgtgtgcacctgtgagtgtgtgtgcacctGTGAGATTGAGCGCACCTGTaaatgtgtgtgcacatgtgagTGTAttcacctgtgagtgtgtgtgcacctgtgagtgtgtacATGCACATTCCTCCGGGGAAATTCCCGCAGCTCCTTTGGATTCAAAAGtttccctccaggattttgtgatCTCATCTTCTAACCCAAATTGAAGCAAACCCCAGCTGTGTTCCTGGCTTTG encodes:
- the LOC112149691 gene encoding presenilins-associated rhomboid-like protein, mitochondrial isoform X2; amino-acid sequence: MAWRSCSALWRLTGRGGRWPHSLQQRCGFKKASRKPEGKKVEEELGPAHTESPEGAVQRRAPPPHWEQQASPSPPRAFGRLVRPFLFTVGFTGCSFGAAAVWQYESLKSRVQSYFDEVRADWLEKVRPQKRGDLRKEVNHWWNSLSEGQRTVTGIIAVNAVVFLCWRVPSLQRSMVKYFTSNPASKTLCSPMLLSTFSHFSFFHMAANMYVLWSFSTSAVSMLGREQFMAVYLSAGVVSSFVSYLSKMATGRFGPSLGASGAIMTVLAAVCTKMPEAKLAIIFLPMFTFTAANALKAIVAMDTAGMVLGWKFFDHAAHLGGALFGIWYVLFGHELIWKNREPFVKLWHDLRTRGRGGGGGAGGGAV
- the LOC112149689 gene encoding protein MB21D2, with amino-acid sequence MWTTAPQRHLQDGRRQAAEVAQQLPPLVLGWFCAARLGPERQLSWYRSRTFVRDGDCSMAAPVVSAGSLGNSPTAAGGRLPHGGGPDLDFRSGARMEDLNRLIQEFSKHDQREYDDQRALEIHTAKDFIFSMLGMVQKLDQKLPVANEYLLLSGGVREGVVDMDLDDLNVYARGTDYDMDFTLLVPALKLHDRNQPVTLDMRHSALGHSWLSLRLFDEGTINKWKDCCTIVDHINGTTNYFFSPTLVADWFYQSISLVLLEVQKKPQRGMPKVEKVERNGTIISVILGVGSSRMLYDIVPVVSFKGWPAVAQSWLMENHFWDGKITEEEVISGFYLVPACSFKGRKENEWRLSFARSEVQLKKCISSSLMQAYQACKAIIIKLLSRPKAVSPYHLRSIMLWACDRLPSNYLSQDDFSAHFLLGLIDDLQHCLVNKMCPNYFIPQCNMLEHLCDETAMLHARKLSSVRSDPAEHLRTTIEHAKAANRLTVELQWRGSSTNLPSPQSDAGGENQPDDRLAKKLQQLVTENPGKSISVFINPDDVTRPHFRIDDKFF
- the LOC112149691 gene encoding presenilins-associated rhomboid-like protein, mitochondrial isoform X1 — translated: MFLCSLPAEGSETTERSFKVLDPRWPHSLQQRCGFKKASRKPEGKKVEEELGPAHTESPEGAVQRRAPPPHWEQQASPSPPRAFGRLVRPFLFTVGFTGCSFGAAAVWQYESLKSRVQSYFDEVRADWLEKVRPQKRGDLRKEVNHWWNSLSEGQRTVTGIIAVNAVVFLCWRVPSLQRSMVKYFTSNPASKTLCSPMLLSTFSHFSFFHMAANMYVLWSFSTSAVSMLGREQFMAVYLSAGVVSSFVSYLSKMATGRFGPSLGASGAIMTVLAAVCTKMPEAKLAIIFLPMFTFTAANALKAIVAMDTAGMVLGWKFFDHAAHLGGALFGIWYVLFGHELIWKNREPFVKLWHDLRTRGRGGGGGAGGGAV